The Denticeps clupeoides chromosome 10, fDenClu1.1, whole genome shotgun sequence DNA window tctgtaataTGCATGAGAGCAGGAGCGTTTGTGTAAGTATGTAAtcagagagtgtgagtgtgtgtgtgtgtgtgtgtgtgtgtgtatactcacACTCTAATCAGGCCACTCAGTAAGTATCCGTGACCTCACACTGGGAGCAGCAGTCGCTGGGGACCGGGGTGAAGTGTTGGAATCAGGATGGATCAGAAAGGTACCAGTACATTTAAAAAggacaccgtgtgtgtgtgtgtgtgtgtgtgtgtgtgtgtgtgtgtgtgtgtgcgtgtgtgtgcgtgtgtgtgtacgcgtgtgtgtacgtgtgtgtgtgtgtgcgataaTTAAATTcttgtgatcttgtaacatttGCTTGTGATCTAgtcttcatttatttccatGCTTTCTGCTTCTTGCATTATAATCTGGGTGATTATGGTGGGAATATTATgttttgataataataataataataacggcTCGCTGCACGATTACATTTAATATCGTCCCTGTGGTACAATCCGTGTTGTATTGGTGGCTCGTTCGTGCTCAGCGTGGCTTCACGCTCCTGAGCTCTTTGTTTGTTCCTCCTCCAGCGCCGTGCTCCATCCGGCCCTACAGACCCTCGGACCGGACCTCGGTGGCCTCGCTCTTCCGCGTCGGTGTCCTGGAGCACATCTACCCAGCCTTCTTCAAGGCCGTGGGCCACCCGGACCACCTCGGGCGTGACCCTGAGCGTGTCGGTGGCCGGGTACGTGCTGGGCGGCAGCTCCTACTTCCAGGCCCTGCTGTTCGGGGCCACCTGGGCGGGCGTGGTCTACTACTGCTGCCGTGAGATCTACCGGGGCTACCTGGAGAGGAAGCTGGGCAGAGAGATGGCCGACGTGGAAACGCTCTTCCTGGAAAATCCTGATAACAACTTGTGGGTTGCTGAGGTGGAGGTCAGtgggaggtcaaaggtcacagggGTGGTGGCGGTGTTGGCTCAGAGGGTCAGCGGCGAGGAGGGGGCAGAGAATGGGTGGGCCGATGC harbors:
- the LOC114797985 gene encoding LOW QUALITY PROTEIN: N-acetylaspartate synthetase (The sequence of the model RefSeq protein was modified relative to this genomic sequence to represent the inferred CDS: deleted 1 base in 1 codon) produces the protein MDQKAPCSIRPYRPSDRTSVASLFRVGVLEHIYPAFFKAVGHPDHLGVTLSVSVAGYVLGGSSYFQALLFGATWAGVVYYCCREIYRGYLERKLGREMADVETLFLENPDNNLWVAEVEVSGRSKVTGVVAVLAQRVSGEEGAENGWADADGLIAGEEEEDGGYGEVFFIVVSYHQRRRGVGRQLVQTAMDFCKEQRLPRLVLDVSSPQTAALALCRKLGFVQTCSHGNTHANRWVTRLARVSVLRMEKLV